The Balaenoptera acutorostrata chromosome 10, mBalAcu1.1, whole genome shotgun sequence genome has a window encoding:
- the CD83 gene encoding CD83 antigen isoform X4, protein MEVPQEDLQYYQQRASSEAPRERLYSLRIQNTTSCNSGTYRCTLVDPEGQRNLSGTMILKVTGCSKGRKEETFKKYRAEVVLLLALVIFYVTLIIFTCKFAQQQSIFPDFLKPAMEHAFLPVTSPNKDLEPVTLHKTELV, encoded by the exons ATGGAGGTGCCCCAGGAAGACCTGCAGTACTATCAGCAGAGGGCCTCTTCAGAGGCCCCCAGGGAAAGGCTGTATTCCCTGCGGATCCAGAACACTACCAGCTGCAACTCGGGGACCTACAGGTGCACTCTGGTGGATCCAGAAGGGCAGAGAAACCTAAGTGGCACCATGATCTTGAAAGTGACAG gatgcTCTAAGGGACGCAAAGAAGAGACTTTTAAGAAATACAGAGCTGAGGTTGTCCTGCTGTTGGCTCTGGTCATTTTCTACGTAACACTCATCATTTTCACTTGC aagtttgCACAACAGCAGAGTATATTTCCCGACTTTCTTAAACCTGCCATGGAACATGCTTTTCTCCCAGTTACCTCCCCAAATAAGGATTTGGAGCCAGTGACTCTTCACAAGACAGAACTGGTGTGA
- the CD83 gene encoding CD83 antigen isoform X1, whose product MSRGFRLLLLSCACSLVPAAREMKVACSEDVDLPCTAPWDPRVPYAVFWAKLTNGSAERMEVPQEDLQYYQQRASSEAPRERLYSLRIQNTTSCNSGTYRCTLVDPEGQRNLSGTMILKVTGCSKGRKEETFKKYRAEVVLLLALVIFYVTLIIFTCKFAQQQSIFPDFLKPAMEHAFLPVTSPNKDLEPVTLHKTELV is encoded by the exons ATGTCGCGCGGCTTCCGGCTCCTGCTCCTGAGCTGCG CCTGCAGCCTGGTGCCCGCGGCGCGGGAGATGAAGGTGGCCTGTTCGGAGGATGTGGACTTGCCCTGCACTGCCCCCTGGGATCCGCGGGTCCCCTACGCGGTCTTCTGGGCCAAG CTCACAAATGGCAGTGCAGAGAGGATGGAGGTGCCCCAGGAAGACCTGCAGTACTATCAGCAGAGGGCCTCTTCAGAGGCCCCCAGGGAAAGGCTGTATTCCCTGCGGATCCAGAACACTACCAGCTGCAACTCGGGGACCTACAGGTGCACTCTGGTGGATCCAGAAGGGCAGAGAAACCTAAGTGGCACCATGATCTTGAAAGTGACAG gatgcTCTAAGGGACGCAAAGAAGAGACTTTTAAGAAATACAGAGCTGAGGTTGTCCTGCTGTTGGCTCTGGTCATTTTCTACGTAACACTCATCATTTTCACTTGC aagtttgCACAACAGCAGAGTATATTTCCCGACTTTCTTAAACCTGCCATGGAACATGCTTTTCTCCCAGTTACCTCCCCAAATAAGGATTTGGAGCCAGTGACTCTTCACAAGACAGAACTGGTGTGA
- the CD83 gene encoding CD83 antigen isoform X3, translated as MKVACSEDVDLPCTAPWDPRVPYAVFWAKLTNGSAERMEVPQEDLQYYQQRASSEAPRERLYSLRIQNTTSCNSGTYRCTLVDPEGQRNLSGTMILKVTGCSKGRKEETFKKYRAEVVLLLALVIFYVTLIIFTCKFAQQQSIFPDFLKPAMEHAFLPVTSPNKDLEPVTLHKTELV; from the exons ATGAAGGTGGCCTGTTCGGAGGATGTGGACTTGCCCTGCACTGCCCCCTGGGATCCGCGGGTCCCCTACGCGGTCTTCTGGGCCAAG CTCACAAATGGCAGTGCAGAGAGGATGGAGGTGCCCCAGGAAGACCTGCAGTACTATCAGCAGAGGGCCTCTTCAGAGGCCCCCAGGGAAAGGCTGTATTCCCTGCGGATCCAGAACACTACCAGCTGCAACTCGGGGACCTACAGGTGCACTCTGGTGGATCCAGAAGGGCAGAGAAACCTAAGTGGCACCATGATCTTGAAAGTGACAG gatgcTCTAAGGGACGCAAAGAAGAGACTTTTAAGAAATACAGAGCTGAGGTTGTCCTGCTGTTGGCTCTGGTCATTTTCTACGTAACACTCATCATTTTCACTTGC aagtttgCACAACAGCAGAGTATATTTCCCGACTTTCTTAAACCTGCCATGGAACATGCTTTTCTCCCAGTTACCTCCCCAAATAAGGATTTGGAGCCAGTGACTCTTCACAAGACAGAACTGGTGTGA
- the CD83 gene encoding CD83 antigen isoform X2 yields the protein MSRGFRLLLLSCACSLVPAAREMKVACSEDVDLPCTAPWDPRVPYAVFWAKLTNGSAERMEVPQEDLQYYQQRASSEAPRERLYSLRIQNTTSCNSGTYRCTLVDPEGQRNLSGTMILKVTGCSKGRKEETFKKYRAEVVLLLALVIFYVTLIIFTCFAQQQSIFPDFLKPAMEHAFLPVTSPNKDLEPVTLHKTELV from the exons ATGTCGCGCGGCTTCCGGCTCCTGCTCCTGAGCTGCG CCTGCAGCCTGGTGCCCGCGGCGCGGGAGATGAAGGTGGCCTGTTCGGAGGATGTGGACTTGCCCTGCACTGCCCCCTGGGATCCGCGGGTCCCCTACGCGGTCTTCTGGGCCAAG CTCACAAATGGCAGTGCAGAGAGGATGGAGGTGCCCCAGGAAGACCTGCAGTACTATCAGCAGAGGGCCTCTTCAGAGGCCCCCAGGGAAAGGCTGTATTCCCTGCGGATCCAGAACACTACCAGCTGCAACTCGGGGACCTACAGGTGCACTCTGGTGGATCCAGAAGGGCAGAGAAACCTAAGTGGCACCATGATCTTGAAAGTGACAG gatgcTCTAAGGGACGCAAAGAAGAGACTTTTAAGAAATACAGAGCTGAGGTTGTCCTGCTGTTGGCTCTGGTCATTTTCTACGTAACACTCATCATTTTCACTTGC tttgCACAACAGCAGAGTATATTTCCCGACTTTCTTAAACCTGCCATGGAACATGCTTTTCTCCCAGTTACCTCCCCAAATAAGGATTTGGAGCCAGTGACTCTTCACAAGACAGAACTGGTGTGA